A segment of the Lolium perenne isolate Kyuss_39 chromosome 3, Kyuss_2.0, whole genome shotgun sequence genome:
ACACCGGCGTCAtcgtccactcgaaggaggaggaggaggagaggacgatgGTCGACGGCCTTGCGCCATTCTTCTtttcctcctccttcctcgccgccttcgcggccctcgccgccttcctcgccGCGGACTCGGCGCGGCGCTTGTCGCGGCTAGCCTTTTTCttcgccttctcctcctccttctgctCCTTCTCCGCGTAGAAGGCCGCCGTGGCGGCGACGTCCTCCGGGAAGCGGCGCGCCCATTCAAGGCGAAgcgcctcgtcgcgctcggcgatgagaAGGCGGCGCTCCCGGCTCCCCGGCGTCGGCGCTGCTGCTCCCGCGTGATCATCGGCAGCGGCGGCGCGAGCATCTCCGCCTGCTCCCGCGTGAACACGTCGTGGAAGTTCATCGCGCGGCGGGAGCGGCCCAGCCGCCACGCGACGGCATCGTCGgcccgcgccgcctcgtgcgccgtgTCGAAGGTGCCGAGGCAGATCCGCTCCTCGCCGGAACGGATTTCGGCGTCGAATCGGCTCGGCCGCGCCCGAACGCCGTGGTAGCCGGAGGGGGGCGGCAGCGCGGAGGCATCTTCGCGCGGGGCGGAGGGGACGATGGCGCGTGGAGGCGGAGCGGCGCGGGAGGGAGAGAGGCGGGGAGAGAGACGGACGCGTGGGAGGAATGGCAGTTGGCCGCTTCGCCCGTGTCGTGTTTATAGCGCGCGGCAGCGCACGCGGCAGATTTCCCGCGCGGGCGGCAAAAATTCGCGGCAAACCGGCGGTTTTTTTGCCGcgccgcgcctgttggagatgctcttagtgccATTTGTTTTGTTCTCAATTGGCGGATGTTAACAAGTTCAGATACGAGGCTAGTAAACGGATACCGTTCTGTCTTATCAGTTTGTTTGGGAGAAAAACAAATACTAGCATACACTCTCCCCTTCTCCCCACCGATTCCATCAGCAGTTCCCCACCCCCACTGCCTCGAGTCCTGACCACGCCCACGAGTGCTGCCCTCCTCCACATCCTCCACACGGCCACCACACCCATGGGTACGAGAGATAGCGCCTAGCTCGAGTCCTTCCTGACAGCCCCACGCCTAAATCGACGCCCATGAGACTGgcattttatttcattttttttgaaattttgaatTGTGTTTTCACACAATAGGTTCATATGGACCTATGAGCCAAACTGGAATTCTCCATGTATATATGCTGCATATTGTAAACTGATACATGATACACTCTGGAAGGAAAAAAAGTAGATTTTAAATACAACATGATCTATGAAGCACGAAGCAGCGAGAATTGCTTTGACCGGTATGACAGGATGTTGCTAGAGAAATCACGTTTTTCTAACACTTTTCATTGTAGAGAGGAGGCGGATATGTTGTATTTTGTGAACTGATAGTACTCCATTCTGAAATATTGACAATTAGCAACAGCAGCACCGTATGCATCATCTTACTCCTTGTACTTCATGCTCTCAAGCGTGAAGCCAGGCATGTCGAAGGAGGTGGCAAACTTCTCGACCTCAACCTTGAGGTTCTCAATGTCCTTGTTGTTCACTAGGCCCTTAGAGAAGTCCTTGAGAAGTTTGCCGTGCTGCTTCTGAATGTTCAGGCAGATTGTCACAGCCTGGTGGAGGAACTCAGCAATCTGCTCAAAATCCTTCTCGACCAGACCCCTTGAAGTCATCGCAGGAGCACCTGAAAACAATAACCAGAATTAATGGAGGGAGTTTCAGCAGTTATGTGGCAGGGAAAACCAATTGTAAAGAAAATCTTAACCACAAATACGGCTAGAAAGGACACTACACCAATTCATCAAACAAAATAGTAGTTTCCTTGCACATTTGCATCTAGTATAGCTTAATCTcctgattttgcaaagtttccaTTAATGCCCTACATCAATCACATAGCATCATATATCCTCTACAGATAAGAATAACCCCTAACTATGAGAGATTTTAGAATGATCCTGTTATTTTGTAAAGCCTCTCAGATATATTAACATGCACTGTCAGATTAAATTATTATAACAAGGAAGATCCTGAGCTTGatagcccagtatcttatttcaaTGTTGTTAATTGTGTCCCATAATACTGTTGATACAGTTACTACATCCACGACACAGGGCaaagttctttttttttttgcttattaTCCAGTCATAAGAACTTGCTGGAAGAACTTTTAGTTTGAAAATGAGAAGAATTGGCAGATAATCCCTAACATAGTGATTCAATTGAACAAAGACAATAAATAAGTAAAGCAGAAGAATCTAACACTATACCACTTGCATATATACACACACAATGGGTCTTAACATTATGGAGTGATTTTGGCACAATAAAAAAGAAGTAATATGGAGTGCCCTTGCAAAATAATTCAAGGCAAATGAAGATTGTGGATGTAAGAATGCACGAATGTTGTATTTGAAAGGTTGAAAATTAGTACAAGGGAAATCTACATTGATTGTTGGAAAACTGAGGAAATAAACCAGAGAAATAAGAATGTGCCCACTAGGACCCTCACGTGTTTAATTGTTAATTACCCCCCATTCTCTGGGAAGGCAGACTCGAATCTTGCATCAGCTCAACACAAATATGGCAGTAACACAAGGGCTTTTTTTTGCAAGGAAGATGGGATGGTTCTAGAACATGGTGAGGCAGTTCAGGTGACTGCCCGTTTGTGAATCCTGCTGCTTTCAAGCATTAGATTTAGGAGGCTGATGGTTCTAATTGATGCTCTGAGTCTGATTAAAATTGGTACACTATAATAGGAGTACAGATTTACAATGTGAAATTAGAAAGTGCATCGTCATAGTTTTGCAAGAGCAGGGCATGGGGATAAGCTATCTGGTATCCAATACAAACATATGCCTCGAACTATTGAAGATATCTCCCAAAATGTCAGTCATAATTTAATCTGTATCATGGACTTGTTTTATTCCACAGAAAATCATCGCTTCAACAGTGGTGAATAAAAGGTCACAATGAAACTGATTGCAAACACAAAAATGTATGTAATACCAAGTAAACAGTATTTCCTCGGCTCGTAAATAAATGACATTTTAGCTATGGACAGTCTCCAATATTTAGCTATGACCATTACTTTCAGATGATTATGTTATTAAAAAAATATAAAACTGGAATTATTATGAAAATATTTCTCATAACCAATCTAATGATATTGTTTTTGCATAGCTAATCTAAATAACTTTGTATATGTATTATAAGTCAAAGTTACAGAAATAATTGCTTCAGGCTTGCAGCATCAACAGATGTAATTAAACTGTAAAGCAGACTGAGTGATTCTCACCAATGCGGACACCACCCGGAGACAATGCACTGCTGTCACCAAAGACTGCATTCTTGTTCAGTGTAATGTTACAAAGGTCACAGAGCTTTTCGACCTTGTTTCCTACAGACAATAGCCAACAATGTTAACTGATAGTAGGGTGCTAGAAATTAGAAAACCCAATTCAGAGAAATAAACTAGTACATACCAGTCAAGCCAAGAGGGCGGAGATCCCATAGAACAAGGTGGTTGTCAGTTCCATCGGTCACCATCTTGTATCCTTTGCTCATGAGGTAGTTTCCGACGGCGACAGCATTGGCCTTGACCTGCTTTGCGTAGGCCTTGAATCCAGGTGTCATGGTTTGCTTCAAGGCGACAGCAAGGGCAGCAATCTGGTGGTTGTGAGGACCACCTTGGAGCGATGGGAACACGGCAaagttgatcttgtcctcatagtCGTAAACAGCACCCTCGGGTTGACCCTTCTTTGCAGGCTTGGGGCCCTTGCGGTAGAAGATCATGCCAGCCCTTGGTCCTCGGAGAGACTTGTGCGTGGTAGTGGTAACCACGTCACAGAACTCAAAAGGATTTGCAGCTTCCTGGATGATAAAAGTGAACACCCGTTAGTCATCAATCTATTGTAATATACTACCTAAAACACCTGAAGAAAGATTATCGGAACTGAATAGGAGGTTGTGTCCAATTTTCATAGTAAGTTACTGAGCACCAACAACTGTAAAACATGCACAGATCTGATACATAGGAGTACATACAGTTAGTTACGGCCGGAAAACTCAACAACCAGGTACAACCAACAAGATCCAAACTAGCAATTCTCGTTGGTCCGCAGATCCGTAGGTAGATCCAATCTTGACGACATACAACAACGCAAAGGAAatggaataattaataattaGCGCAGAGGGGAGGAGATGAAGATACGAACCTGCGCGGCGACTAGTCCGCTGATGTGCGCCATGTCGCAGAGCAGCATGGCCCCAACCTTGTCGGCGACCGCCCTGAGCTTCGCGTAGTCCCAGTCCCTCGGGTAGGCGCTGCCGCCGCAGATGAGCAGCTTGGGGCGGAAGTCCATGGCCTTCTCCTCGAGCTTGGCGTAGTCGATGTATCCGTCGGCGGCGCTGACCTTGTATGGCAGGCTCTCGAAGTAGATGGAGGTGGCGGAGATCTTCTTGCCGCCGGCGGTGTAGTAGCCGTGCGTGAGGTGGCCGCCGGAGGGGAGGTCGAGGCCCATGATGCGGTCGTGCGGGCTGAGGAGCGCGGTGTAGGCGGCGAAGTTGGCGGGCGAGCCGGAGTAGGGCTGCACGTTGACGCCCCACAGGGCGGCGTCGAGGCGGAAGGCGGCGAGGGCCCGCGCGGCGCAGAGGTTCTCGATCTCGTCGATGACGTCGTTGCCGCCGTAGTAGCGGTTGCCCGGCATGCCCTCGGAGTACTTGTTGGTGAGCGCGGAGCCGAGCGCCTCGATGACGGCGAAGGAGGTGAAGTTCTCCGAGGCGATGAGCTCGATCCCGCTCCGCTGCCGCCGCTTCTCCCGCTCGATGAGGTCGAAGACGTCCGGGTCGGCGGCGGCCAGCGGGGTCAGCCCCCACGACGCGACGGAGTCCATTGCGGCAGCGGCGGGCGAGCTGGGCGGCGGCAGTAGAGGTGAGGGGCGGGGCGAGTGGTGGGGAATACTAGGAGGGGAGAGGGGCAGAGATATATAGGAAGAGGTGTGCACATGGAAACTACACTAGGGAGGGAGGGAGGTTGGTGCGGGTAGGCCTTTTTTCCAGTCGTTGGACGGAGTGGCGCTATCGGAGGTTGGTGTGGTTGGTGGTGGCAGCCAACGTGCAACAACTAGTATTGAACGCCCGGCCCATTATACCCATTAAGATCTGAGATCTAGCTTGCATGTATTTCTTGCACCACCGCGCTAGCGAGATGGGTCTTCCTACGCGTCGTGGATGGGCCATGGACCATGGACCATGAAAGACGGGTCGTTTGGTAGTTTGGAAGGCCTTTTCTGCGACAGAGAGGGAAGCTAGGCCCCATTGTTTGGTTGCCCGTTTCCAGTACTTTCTTCCCTGCTCGTGCAGCCTACAGCCTTTTTGGTTGCAGATAGTTGCTTGTTGTGGTAACCCCTTCACTTAGAGTGGTGAGGTTACCCAGTACTGAATAACAGCAAACATCAGATTCAGTTCATCACAAAAGGTGCTGGTAGTACACAACAACTACTTAGTGGGCGATGCATCACGAGCGAAACAACTATTCCGTGATGCATCA
Coding sequences within it:
- the LOC127345899 gene encoding serine hydroxymethyltransferase 4 — encoded protein: MDSVASWGLTPLAAADPDVFDLIEREKRRQRSGIELIASENFTSFAVIEALGSALTNKYSEGMPGNRYYGGNDVIDEIENLCAARALAAFRLDAALWGVNVQPYSGSPANFAAYTALLSPHDRIMGLDLPSGGHLTHGYYTAGGKKISATSIYFESLPYKVSAADGYIDYAKLEEKAMDFRPKLLICGGSAYPRDWDYAKLRAVADKVGAMLLCDMAHISGLVAAQEAANPFEFCDVVTTTTHKSLRGPRAGMIFYRKGPKPAKKGQPEGAVYDYEDKINFAVFPSLQGGPHNHQIAALAVALKQTMTPGFKAYAKQVKANAVAVGNYLMSKGYKMVTDGTDNHLVLWDLRPLGLTGNKVEKLCDLCNITLNKNAVFGDSSALSPGGVRIGAPAMTSRGLVEKDFEQIAEFLHQAVTICLNIQKQHGKLLKDFSKGLVNNKDIENLKVEVEKFATSFDMPGFTLESMKYKE